One window from the genome of Cricetulus griseus strain 17A/GY chromosome 2, alternate assembly CriGri-PICRH-1.0, whole genome shotgun sequence encodes:
- the LOC113833703 gene encoding protocadherin gamma-A1-like → MAIPKKLTGWSRLILLCLSLELLLEAGAGNIRYSVPEETDKGSFVGSIAKDLGLEPSELAQHGIRIVTRGRSQLFSLNPRSGSLVTAGRIDREELCAQSAPCLVSFNILVEDEMRLFPVEVEIIDINDNTPQFQLEELELKMSEITTPGTRIPLPLGQDLDVGINSLQSYQLSANPHFFLDVQQGPEGPQQPEMVLQSPLDREKDAIHYLVLTASDGGNPVHSGTLQIRVQVVDVNDNPPSFTQAEYHVSVPENVPLGTRLLKVNATDPDEGANGKVTYSFHNVDHSVAGKFHLDSYTGEITNEEPLDFEEYKVYPMEIQAQDGAGLMARAKVLVTVLDVNDNSPEVGITSVTTEVPENFPPGTIIALISVHDQDAGNNGHTTCSIPGNLPFKLEKLVDNYYRLVTERTLDREHSSGHNITITATDQGTPPLSTQAHISLLVTDINDNPPVFEQDSYSVYIPENNPRGASIFSVKAQDADHNENALVTYSLVEDTIQGVPLSSYFSINSDTGVVYALQSFDYEQFRDLQLRVMARDSGNPQLSSNVSLSLFMIDQNDNAPEILYPVLPKDGSTGVELAPRSAEPGYLVTKVVAVDKDSGQNAWLSYRLLKASEPGLFSVGLHTGEVRTARALLDRDALKQSLVVTVQDHGQPPLSTTVTFTIAVADSIPELLADLGSTGTTADPQGSDLTLYLVVAVAAVSCIFLAFVIILLTLKLRQWYSSRLLQTSANRLTDIPASNFIGVDGVHAFLQTYSHEISLTADSQKSHLIFPQPNYADTLISQESCEKREFLSAPQSLLEDKEEIFSQVNL, encoded by the coding sequence ATGGCGATTCCAAAGAAGCTAACCGGCTGGAGCCGGCTGATACTGCTGTGCCTTTCTCTGGAGCTGCTATTGGAAGCGGGCGCAGGAAACATCCGCTACTCTGTGCCAGAAGAAACCGACAAAGGCTCCTTCGTGGGCAGCATCGCCAAGGACCTGGGGCTGGAGCCCAGCGAGCTGGCACAGCACGGGATCCGCATCGTTACCAGAGGTAGGTCGCAGCTTTTCTCCCTGAACCCCCGAAGCGGCAGCTTGGTCACTGCCGGCAGAATAGACCGGGAGGAGCTCTGCGCCCAGAGCGCGCCCTGTCTCGTGAGCTTTAACATCCTGGTGGAAGATGAAATGAGGCTTTTCCCTGTCGAAGTAGAGATAATTGATATTAACGACAACACCCCCCAATTCCAGTTAGaagagctggaattaaaaatGAGTGAAATAACGACTCCAGGTACCAGGATCCCCCTGCCCCTTGGGCAAGACCTTGATGTGGGAATAAACTCACTTCAGAGCTACCAGCTAAGCGCCAACCCTCACTTCTTCCTGGATGTGCAACAGGGACCTGAAGGACCACAACAGCCAGAGATGGTACTGCAGAGCCCCCTAGACAGAGAAAAAGATGCTATCCACTACCTTGTCCTCACTGCCTCTGATGGGGGTAACCCAGTACACTCGGGAACTCTGCAAATTCGTGTTCAGGTGGTAGATGTGAACGACAACCCACCTTCATTTACTCAGGCAGAGTACCACGTGAGTGTCCCTGAGAACGTCCCATTAGGCACTCGGCTGCTCAAGGTGAATGCTACTGACCCGGATGAGGGAGCTAATGGCAAAGTAACATACTCTTTTCATAACGTAGACCACAGTGTGGCCGGGAAATTTCATTTGGATTCTTACACAGGAGAAATAACAAATGAAGAACCACTAGATTTTGAGGAATACAAAGTTTATCCGATGGAAATTCAAGCACAGGATGGTGCTGGACTCATGGCTAGAGCTAAGGTGCTGGTCACTGTTTTGGATGTTAATGATAATTCCCCAGAAGTTGGGATCACCTCTGTCACTACCGAAGTGCCAGAAAACTTTCCTCCTGGGACCATAATTGCTCTTATCAGTGTGCACGATCAAGATGCCGGTAACAATGGTCACACCACATGTTCCATTCCTGGAAACCTACCCTTTAAACTGGAAAAGTTAGTCGACAATTATTACCGCTTGGTAACAGAAAGAACACTGGACAGGGAACATAGCTCTGGACACAACATCACAATAACAGCAACAGATCAGGGAACTCCGCCCCTATCTACCCAAGCTCACATCTCACTGCTAGTGACAGATATCAATGACAACCCTCCAGTTTTTGAACAGGACTCCTACTCTGTCTACATTCCCGAAAATAACCCCAGAGGGGCTTCCATCTTCTCTGTAAAGGCCCAGGATGCTGACCACAATGAGAATGCACTAGTGACTTACTCCCTGGTGGAAGACACTATTCAGGGAGTGCCTTTGTCTTCTTACTTCTCCATCAACTCTGACACTGGAGTTGTCTATGCATTGCAATCCTTTGACTATGAGCAGTTTCGAGATTTGCAGCTAAGAGTGATGGCTCGTGACAGTGGGAACCCACAACTCAGCAGCAATGTATCCTTGAGTCTGTTCATGATAGATCAGAATGACAATGCCCCAGAAATCCTGTACCCTGTCCTCCCCAAAGATGGCTCCACTGGTGTGGAACTAGCACCACGGTCTGCCGAACCTGGTTACCTGGTGACCAAGGTGGTAGCAGTGGACAAAGACTCGGGACAGAATGCCTGGCTATCTTACCGTCTGCTCAAGGCCAGTGAACCAGGTCTCTTCTCAGTGGGACTGCACACAGGCGAGGTTCGCACTGCCCGGGCCCTGCTGGACAGAGATGCTCTGAAACAGAGCCTAGTGGTAACTGTACAGGACCACGGCCAGCCTCCTCTGTCTACCACAGTCACATTCACCATAGCAGTGGCTGACAGCATTCCTGAACTCCTGGCTGACCTGGGCAGCACTGGGACCACTGCCGATCCCCAGGGTTCAGATCTCACACTCTAcctggtggtggcagtggctgcAGTCTCCTGCATCTTCCTAGCCTTTGTCATCATACTCTTGACGCTCAAACTGCGACAGTGGTACTCTTCACGCTTGCTCCAGACTTCGGCAAACAGATTGACTGACATTCCTGCCTCAAACTTTATAGGTGTTGATGGGGTACATGCATTTCTACAGACCTATTCCCACGAGATCTCACTCACTGCTGACTCTCAAAAGAGCCACCTGATCTTCCCACAGCCCAACTATGCAGACACACTCATCAGCCAAGAGAGCTGTGAGAAAAGGGAATTTCTGTCGGCACCCCAGTCTCTGCTTGAAGATAAAGAGGAAATATTTTCTCAGGTAAACTTGTAA